One bacterium genomic window carries:
- a CDS encoding TIM barrel protein — protein MMEISIDRLNSLDTDFRGYLEGDVVNRFFDAFGIKFAAGHWCAGEFRDRFCPVGYNSNNPDFIDTTVTQIARIKQAGIKGIEFHEDVFVDNNHLKDPAKVSEITDALKLHGLIPTCMNMNTWGDPKWKFGGVTNPDPAIRRDCLALCLQGVEMAKEIGFASCNLWPGSDGWDYHFEVDYGKRFDWFIDGCTQIAKKCQDLGLKFGTEPKQKEPREGNMITNTVGKAALVAKEVNNTLGAVVMGVVIDYGHEQMAGNQPADSLYMLKRIGVPIANFHINAAKYNSNDEDRITGTDDIWRLTEFCYAAIDTGYDGWFGEDQFTYRCEQVKAMELSKEMFANCMKRALKIYRVKDKLQAAQDTGMSEKCIDVVKKIIYGEA, from the coding sequence ATGATGGAAATATCAATTGATCGCTTGAATTCATTAGATACTGATTTCCGTGGATATCTTGAAGGGGATGTTGTTAACCGTTTCTTTGATGCATTTGGAATTAAGTTCGCGGCAGGGCATTGGTGCGCGGGCGAGTTCAGAGATCGGTTCTGCCCCGTCGGCTATAACTCAAATAATCCTGATTTTATCGATACTACCGTTACCCAAATCGCTAGGATAAAGCAGGCTGGAATTAAGGGCATTGAGTTTCATGAGGATGTTTTCGTTGACAATAATCACCTCAAAGACCCCGCAAAGGTCAGCGAAATCACTGATGCGCTGAAGCTGCACGGCCTCATTCCCACCTGTATGAACATGAACACCTGGGGCGATCCCAAGTGGAAATTCGGCGGAGTGACCAATCCTGACCCTGCTATTCGGCGCGATTGCTTAGCTCTGTGTCTCCAAGGTGTTGAGATGGCGAAAGAAATCGGCTTTGCCAGTTGCAACCTGTGGCCAGGCTCTGATGGTTGGGACTATCATTTTGAAGTGGACTACGGCAAGCGGTTTGATTGGTTCATCGATGGCTGCACCCAAATCGCCAAAAAATGTCAGGACCTAGGACTGAAATTCGGCACCGAGCCTAAGCAGAAAGAACCGCGCGAAGGCAACATGATCACCAACACCGTCGGCAAAGCCGCCCTAGTAGCTAAAGAAGTCAACAACACATTAGGTGCGGTTGTGATGGGGGTTGTTATTGATTACGGTCACGAGCAAATGGCCGGCAACCAGCCAGCTGACAGCCTCTACATGCTCAAGCGTATCGGCGTCCCGATTGCCAATTTCCACATCAACGCCGCCAAGTACAATTCCAATGACGAAGACCGCATTACCGGCACCGATGACATCTGGCGACTAACTGAGTTCTGCTATGCCGCCATCGACACAGGCTACGACGGCTGGTTCGGCGAGGACCAATTCACCTATCGCTGTGAACAAGTCAAAGCGATGGAGCTAAGCAAAGAAATGTTCGCCAATTGCATGAAGCGAGCGTTGAAGATTTACCGAGTAAAAGATAAACTCCAAGCCGCCCAAGACACCGGCATGTCCGAAAAGTGCATCGACGTGGTCAAAAAGATAATCTACGGCGAAGCCTAA
- a CDS encoding HDOD domain-containing protein, with the protein MLTSTQTYWPDAVKTAFKRDLNLPVLSPVAIRVVQLSNDPVCDSRRLGETISADPGLSARVLKLANSSYYGFSGDIISVQQAIILIGFSAIRNLVLGLSMKDLFANCPETTYLDELWSHSYLTACLADTLVSYISCPHQCYTFTAGLLHNIGKLVIQSTYSKQTSAIIGASYSQNIPLHLVEEKIIGFNHAHVGGWAAKCWNLPTSLVETIALHHTPTKAKEASTLCAITSLSSFLARRKDETLPTDIPSVFLNPQISETMLVKMWEKWITLRQTHLEAVAFLSAT; encoded by the coding sequence ATGCTTACGTCCACGCAGACATATTGGCCTGACGCCGTTAAAACAGCCTTTAAAAGAGACTTGAATCTCCCTGTGCTGTCACCGGTGGCGATTAGGGTTGTACAACTCTCAAACGATCCGGTCTGTGATTCGCGTCGTTTAGGAGAGACAATTAGTGCTGACCCAGGTTTGAGCGCCCGTGTACTCAAGCTAGCAAATTCGTCGTACTATGGCTTTTCAGGTGATATAATAAGTGTGCAACAAGCCATCATTTTAATTGGATTTTCAGCGATTAGAAACTTAGTGCTTGGTCTATCGATGAAGGACTTGTTCGCCAATTGCCCTGAGACGACCTATTTGGATGAGCTTTGGTCTCACTCTTATCTAACCGCCTGTTTAGCCGATACATTAGTCAGTTATATAAGCTGCCCACATCAATGCTATACATTCACTGCAGGGCTGCTTCACAACATAGGAAAACTCGTTATCCAATCAACCTATAGCAAGCAAACTTCTGCAATTATTGGCGCGTCATACAGCCAGAATATACCGCTCCACCTTGTCGAAGAAAAGATAATTGGTTTCAATCATGCCCACGTTGGTGGATGGGCTGCAAAGTGTTGGAACCTACCAACGTCTCTAGTTGAAACGATAGCGCTGCATCATACCCCCACAAAGGCAAAAGAAGCTTCTACCTTGTGTGCTATAACCAGTCTTTCGAGTTTCCTGGCAAGACGAAAAGACGAGACCCTTCCGACTGACATCCCATCAGTCTTCCTCAACCCACAAATCAGCGAAACGATGCTGGTAAAAATGTGGGAAAAATGGATAACTTTGAGGCAAACACACCTAGAGGCAGTTGCATTTCTATCTGCAACTTAA